The following are from one region of the Siniperca chuatsi isolate FFG_IHB_CAS linkage group LG21, ASM2008510v1, whole genome shotgun sequence genome:
- the ankrd40 gene encoding ankyrin repeat domain-containing protein 40: protein MSTTSLDKELQERLREASAIGDIDEVRTLVESGVNVNSQNEINGWTCLHWACKRNHKHIVSYLLSCGADKEILTAKDELASQLTSKPEIKRLLGVEVEEVPEVKEPELPIIPNYLSNPPFMYSKMDNKSETILAQHLTQNGSGEHDDDTHSDSTSLSPTHEPQKSQSLLSDGPTLPPNPTTHSQAQAGEFIPVTEQNGVSPSLISSHNHAVVNCTVPMDLSVEPHLVNHADYPHAVAHNGTMCSPPLASPSPSLASSSGSQVQAPVASSNPTMSRQQSISQQLSYGQTGGPMPAFQPFFFTSTFPVNVQELVLKVRIQNPNARENDFIEVELDRQELTYRSLLRVCCRELDISAEHVEKIRKLPNTMLRKDKDVARLQDFQELEVVLEKAEGMSLFSGTGGLTDRPCYNMKASRLTY, encoded by the exons ATGTCCACCACTTCGTTGGATAAAGAATTACAGGAGCGACTGAGAGAGGCGTCTGCCATCGGGGATATCGACGAAGTGCGGACATTGGTGGAGAGTGGAGTAAATGTTAATTCACAGAACGAAATAAATGGATG GACATGCCTGCACTGGGCATGCAAGAGGAACCACAAGCACATAGTGTCCTACTTACTAAGTTGTGGAGCAGACAAAGAAATCCTCACGGCAAAGGATGAGTTGGCCTCACAGCTCACGTCCAAGCCAGAGATCAAACGACTTTTAGGAG TTGAAGTGGAGGAAGTGCCTGAAGTCAAGGAGCCTGAGTTGCCAATCATCCCCAACTACCTGTCTAACCCACCCTTCATGTATTCCAAGATGGATAACAAGTCAGAGACCATCCTGGCCCAGCACCTTACACAGAATGGTTCTGGAGAACACGATGACGACACACACAGCGATTCAACCTCCCTTTCCCCAACTCATGAGCCTCAGAAATCACAGAGCCTGCTATCTGACGGGCCCACTCTACCCCCAAACCCCACCACCCACAGCCAAGCTCAGGCTGGTGAATTCATTCCTGTGACTGAGCAAAATGGTGTGTCACCCAGCCTGATCTCATCCCACAACCACGCTGTTGTTAACTGCACAGTGCCCATGGACCTGTCAGTTGAGCCACACCTTGTCAACCATGCTGACTACCCACACGCAGTGGCACACAACGGCACCATGTGCTCCCCCCCGTTGGCCTCACCCAGCCCCAGCTTGGCCAGCAGCAGTGGGAGCCAGGTCCAGGCCCCGGTGGCCAGCTCTAACCCAACTATGAGCAGGCAGCAGTCTATCTCACAGCAGCTGAGCTACGGCCAGACTGGTGGGCCCATGCCAGCCTTCCAGCCTTTCTTCTTCACCAGCACCTTCCCTGTCAATGTGCAAG AGTTGGTACTGAAGGTGCGTATCCAGAACCCCAACGCACGGGAGAATGACTTCattgaggtggagctggaccgCCAGGAGCTCACCTATCGTTCCCTTCTGAGGGTCTGTTGCCGTGAGTTAGATATCAGTGCTGAGCACGTGGAGAAGATCCGCAAGCTGCCAAACACCATGTTAAGAAAG GACAAGGACGTGGCTCGGCTGCAGGACTTTCAGGAGCTGGAGGTTGTGTTGGAGAAAGCAGAGGGCATGTCCCTTTTCTCTGGGACTGGGGGCCTAACAGACAGACCCTGCTACAACATGAAGGCCTCCCGCCTCACCTACTAG